A window of Candidatus Beckwithbacteria bacterium contains these coding sequences:
- a CDS encoding ZIP family metal transporter: MLIAILLSTTLVSLIGFAGVLTLSFKRNSLQQVLVFLVALSAGTMLGGAFLHLIPESIESLGTDTTALLTLLSFCLFFLIEKILHWRHCHKQNCKIHTFGYMNLVGDSIHNFIDGLIIASTFSVSSYLGMTTLLAIVLHEIPQEIGDFGVLLHAGFTTKKALFLNVGVAFTALLGGLLGYYLSGFSQNIGSFLLPLATGGFLYIPTSDLIPELRKETHLGKSLLSFIIFLLGIVLMYSLRFLE; this comes from the coding sequence ATGCTAATTGCAATTCTTCTTTCCACTACCCTAGTCAGTTTAATCGGTTTTGCCGGAGTTTTAACTTTATCTTTCAAACGGAATTCACTTCAACAAGTGTTGGTTTTTTTAGTTGCTCTCTCCGCTGGCACTATGCTAGGTGGAGCTTTTTTACATCTAATACCTGAAAGCATTGAAAGTCTTGGTACCGATACTACAGCTCTTCTTACTCTTTTATCTTTTTGTTTGTTTTTCTTGATTGAAAAAATTCTGCATTGGCGACACTGCCATAAGCAGAACTGTAAAATTCATACTTTTGGCTATATGAATTTGGTTGGCGATAGTATTCACAATTTTATTGATGGTTTGATTATTGCCAGTACTTTTAGTGTCAGCTCGTATTTGGGAATGACTACTCTTTTAGCTATTGTTTTACACGAAATTCCTCAAGAAATTGGTGATTTTGGTGTACTACTTCATGCTGGTTTTACTACTAAAAAGGCTTTGTTTTTAAATGTTGGGGTAGCTTTTACCGCCCTTTTGGGTGGTTTGCTTGGCTACTATCTAAGCGGTTTTAGTCAGAATATAGGGAGTTTTTTACTTCCCTTAGCAACCGGTGGTTTCTTATATATCCCAACTTCAGATCTTATTCCTGAGCTAAGAAAAGAAACTCATCTGGGTAAATCTTTACTTTCTTTTATTATTTTTCTATTGGGAATAGTCTTGATGTATAGCCTAAGATTTCTAGAGTAA
- the rpmG gene encoding 50S ribosomal protein L33 — MAKKAGHRIMVGLVCTRCKSRNYITQRNKINTEEKLVLVKYCRNCRERTDHKEVAKLK; from the coding sequence ATGGCAAAAAAAGCAGGACACCGAATTATGGTAGGTTTGGTATGTACTCGTTGTAAAAGTCGAAACTACATTACTCAACGTAACAAAATTAATACTGAAGAAAAATTGGTTTTAGTCAAATACTGCCGCAATTGCCGAGAACGAACCGACCACAAAGAAGTCGCTAAGTTGAAATAA
- a CDS encoding MFS transporter, whose translation MYRSFLHTARFHILQKDRPVFRFAFLAFLFAIASGLISFTLPVLLQREKVSLALIGLILASSSIWNIATDLVIGFLKKPPNYRWLFQMIGLAIVAIFASLWLYDEVIIIIMATVLWGIFTEFYNFANFDFVVNNCQTKQQGVSFGTMANFRCLGYFIAPIMAGSLLLANQEFVLLAGLFLGLLILILLKLYFSQKKLPKPIAIQKRRMPAAKELALWFKIIHKVFPLLLVFMTMGICDGILSSFAPLFVMDQPNLRLIGGFIVAMLSLPTMLLTGYFGRLADKKGEKPFILLGLLVSGASLLFFGYAQEAFVAIVLALVIGIGYSIYMAALQAEQSHYIEKHHVQENEVVGESGIFYNLGFFGGAALAGVLAEVFGSFGPMFAVFGVMHFVVVEIYFLFGPKARSLVDGKFV comes from the coding sequence ATGTACCGTAGCTTCCTACATACAGCCCGTTTTCATATTTTACAAAAAGACCGACCGGTCTTTCGTTTTGCTTTTTTAGCCTTTTTGTTTGCTATTGCTAGTGGCTTAATCAGTTTTACCTTACCAGTTTTGCTGCAGCGCGAAAAGGTTTCTTTAGCTCTGATCGGCTTGATTTTGGCATCTTCATCAATCTGGAATATTGCGACTGATTTAGTGATTGGTTTTTTAAAAAAACCACCCAATTATCGATGGCTTTTTCAAATGATTGGTTTGGCAATTGTAGCTATTTTTGCTTCTCTATGGCTCTATGATGAAGTAATTATTATCATTATGGCCACGGTTTTGTGGGGGATTTTTACTGAGTTTTACAATTTTGCCAATTTTGACTTTGTAGTCAATAACTGCCAAACCAAGCAACAAGGAGTTAGTTTTGGGACTATGGCAAACTTTCGTTGCTTGGGCTATTTTATAGCGCCAATTATGGCTGGCTCTTTGCTGCTGGCAAATCAGGAATTTGTTTTGTTGGCAGGATTATTTTTAGGACTGCTTATTTTAATCTTGCTCAAACTGTATTTTTCTCAAAAAAAACTACCCAAACCAATCGCTATTCAAAAGCGGCGGATGCCAGCTGCTAAAGAACTAGCTTTATGGTTTAAGATTATTCACAAAGTATTTCCTCTATTGCTGGTTTTTATGACAATGGGAATTTGTGATGGAATTTTATCCAGCTTTGCGCCTTTATTTGTTATGGATCAACCCAATCTGCGACTAATCGGTGGTTTTATTGTGGCTATGCTGTCATTACCAACCATGTTACTGACTGGTTATTTTGGCAGGTTAGCTGATAAAAAAGGTGAAAAACCATTTATTTTACTTGGACTATTAGTGTCTGGAGCTTCTTTGCTGTTTTTTGGGTATGCTCAAGAAGCTTTTGTAGCGATTGTCTTAGCCTTGGTAATTGGTATTGGTTACAGTATCTATATGGCAGCGCTACAAGCTGAACAAAGTCATTATATTGAGAAACATCATGTGCAGGAAAATGAAGTAGTCGGGGAAAGTGGCATTTTTTATAATCTGGGCTTTTTTGGAGGAGCAGCTTTGGCCGGAGTATTAGCAGAAGTTTTTGGCTCATTTGGTCCAATGTTTGCTGTGTTTGGTGTTATGCACTTTGTGGTTGTGGAAATCTACTTCCTCTTTGGACCCAAAGCTCGATCGTTAGTAGATGGAAAATTTGTTTAA